The Calditrichota bacterium genome includes the window CCGGAGCCGGCAACGACATCGAGCGGGCGACCGAAATTGCCCGCAAAATGGTCTGCGAGTGGGGAATGTCCGACCGCCTCGGGGCGATTGCCCTGGGTCAGAAGCAGGAGGAGATCTTCCTGGGACGGGAACTCTCCACCCATCGAGACTTTAGCGAGCGTACCGCGCAGGAGATCGACAGCGAAATACGCCGCATCGTCGGCGACGCCGAGCGCTCGGCGGAGAAGACTCTCCGCGAGAATCTCGACAAGTTGCGGCTGGTCGCGGAAGCGCTCCTCGAGCGGGAAATCCTCGACGGCGACGAAATCGACATCTTGATGAAAGGCGGCAAACTACCGCCGGTCAACCACCGGACGGTTGAGAAGCCCGCGGAAGCGTCTTCTCGGGATGGGTCCGGTGCAGCGCGCCGGGAGAGACGTCAACGGCGGCCGCAACGGCCCTTCAGCGAGCGGCGCCCTCAGTCGTCAGCCCGCCCGTCCGGCGATACCGGCGAGAGCCGCAGTCCCCGACCGGGAACACCGCCTCCCGCCGGAAAGACTTCCGACGACGGCGCATCGCGGTCACCGTCGCAGTTGAGACGGGACTTCGCCCGACAGCACGGGGTCGTCAGCAGCCGCGACCCCGAGAACCGCCGTCCGCTCCCCTCCGAAATGGCGCGTCGCCGGCGCGATGAGACTCCCCGCAGCGACTCGCCGGCCGAAGCGTCGCCGCCGACCGCTGCCGCCGGGGAACCTCCAGCGGCGACGGGTGAAGCGGCGCATAGTGCCGAGCGCACTTCGTCCAGGCGGCGTCGCAGCCGTCGCCCTCGCAGCGGCAGCCGCCCAACCCCATCGGGAGGCGAAGGTGCCGGAGGAAGTTCACAGGCAGATACGCCCTCCAGCGGGCCGTCCGAACCGCGAAGCGCCGACAGCGATGGATGAGGACAAAATCCGCCGTGCCGTGAGGCTTATCCTCGAAGGTATCGGAGAAGACCCCGACCGCGAAGGCCTCGCCGGGACGCCCGACCGGATCGTCCGGATGTTCGGCGAAATCTACAAGGGGGTCGGGGTCGAGCCGTCCGAAAAGGTGTCGCTCTACACCTCGGAAAACCAGGACGAGATGATCGTCGTCAAGGACATCCCGTTCTATTCGATGTGCGAGCATCACCTGCTCCCCTTCTGGGGGCACGTCTCGATAGGCTACATTCCGGGCAACAATCAGGTAACCGGCTTTTCGAGTCTGGTGCGGCTGGTTGAAACCGTCGCTGCCCGCCCTCAGATTCAGGAGCGGATGACGACCGAACTGGCGGATGTTCTGGTGCAAAGGCTGAAGCCGAACGGGGTCATCGTGGTGATCAAGGCGCGGCACCTCTGCATCGCGATGCAGGGCGTCCGGCGGGAGGCGACCGAGACGATCACCTCGGCGCAACGAGGCTACCTGAGGAAGCAGATCACCCGGCTGGAAGCGCTCAATCTGATGGGCGGGCGATAGGATGGGGCTTAACTCATTCGACAGCGATTTCGATGCACGACTGCCTCTATCGCACCGACTATTGCGCGCTGTCGGTTCACTCCGCGAGTTTCGCGGGCAAGAAGCGCTCTTTATCAGGCAGCGTCCCGAAGTTCTACAAGCCCTGCGCCGCACCGCCATCATAGCATCGACGGAGTCGAGCAACCGGATTGAGGGAATTGCCCCCCCGCGAAAGCGGTTGGTGGAAATCGTCGAGGGGCAAGCCCCCAATGGTGACCGATCCGAACAGGAGGTCGCTGGCTACCGGGAC containing:
- the folE gene encoding GTP cyclohydrolase I FolE; protein product: MDEDKIRRAVRLILEGIGEDPDREGLAGTPDRIVRMFGEIYKGVGVEPSEKVSLYTSENQDEMIVVKDIPFYSMCEHHLLPFWGHVSIGYIPGNNQVTGFSSLVRLVETVAARPQIQERMTTELADVLVQRLKPNGVIVVIKARHLCIAMQGVRREATETITSAQRGYLRKQITRLEALNLMGGR